One window from the genome of Montipora foliosa isolate CH-2021 unplaced genomic scaffold, ASM3666993v2 scaffold_455, whole genome shotgun sequence encodes:
- the LOC137989344 gene encoding uncharacterized protein, translating into MDVPSDADTIRLKDLLNSMGLVQHVKRPTHIHGHTLDLIITRQADGIVDGEPFPERYFSDHATVICKLSVMKPAPRNKHAEYRKLKSIDITKLREASRNSQLHQDPPDDFSMLLDCYNTTLKSLLDEHAPVCSRHVITRPRPPLFNYNIIQARRDRRKAERRWKKTRLPSELVVFKVKRNYVVHLMNEDSCTHYRPFIDKNSSDQSKLFRANKSLFNLQEDKSLPPHTNTSVLANEMGEYFIHKVVAIRSKLAGEAVPHAVSTKCAPHSSSSTDDVVTLSQFQSLSEEAVRKMAVASMKTCALDPLTSSILLLCIEELLPVITRMLNISLKHGYFADEWKKALVHPLLKNLIFN; encoded by the coding sequence ATGGACGTTCCGTCAGATGCTGACACCATCCGGCTCAAGGACCTGTTGAACTCCATGGGTCTGGTCCAGCATGTTAAACGACCCACTCACATACATGGCCACACCTTGGACTTAATTATCACACGGCAGGCCGATGGTATTGTGGATGGTGAGCCCTTTCCGGAGAGATATTTCTCTGACCATGCTACCGTGATATGTAAGCTAAGCGTGATGAAGCCTGCGCCAAGAAATAAGCATGCTGAATACAGGAAACTCAAATCAATTGACATAACCAAGTTGAGAGAAGCTAGTCGTAACTCCCAGCTACATCAAGACCCGCCTGATGATTTTAGCATGCTGCTCGACTGTTATAACACGACTTTAAAATCGCTATTAGACGAACACGCGCCGGTTTGTTCTCGTCATGTCATCACTCGACCCAGGCCCCCATTGTTTAATTATAACATAATTCAGGCTCGAAGGGACAGGAGGAAGGCCGAGAGAAGATGGAAGAAAACTAGACTCCCATCAGAGCTTGTAGTATTCAAAGTTAAGCGGAATTATGTTGTACATCTGATGAATGAAGATAGTTGTACTCATTACAGGCCATTTATTGACAAGAACAGTTCGGACCAATCAAAGCTGTTCCGGGCTAATAAGAGTCTATTTAATCTGCAAGAGGACAAGTCTCTTCCACCACATACTAACACCTCTGTTCTCGCAAATGAGATGGGAGAATACTTTATCCATAAAGTAGTTGCTATAAGATCAAAGTTAGCCGGTGAAGCGGTCCCTCATGCGGTTTCTACTAAGTGTGCGCCTCACAGTTCATCGAGTACTGATGACGTTGTCACGCTATCACAGTTTCAATCGCTCTCTGAGGAGGCTGTAAGGAAGATGGCTGTGGCTTCCATGAAGACATGTGCTCTGGACCCTTTAACGTCATCCATCTTGTTGCTTTGTATTGAGGAGCTACTTCCAGTGATTACTAGGATGTTGAACATATCATTAAAGCATGGTTACTTCGCTGACGAATGGAAAAAGGCATTAGTACATCCTCTGCTCAAAAATCTGATCTTCAATTGA